Sequence from the Scyliorhinus canicula chromosome 7, sScyCan1.1, whole genome shotgun sequence genome:
cgcaggcttggagggccgaagggcctgttcctgtactgtacttttcttcgttctttCTATATTTAAGAATGGACTTTTGTGTTACTGAGTCCATTGTAGCCCTAGATATATTAGTAATCCATAAAAACCTTAAAATGTGTGCGTATTTACGAAGCTAAGGGGGAAGTAAAGGAATATTGTATTGTAATCTAACTTTGCATATTTAATCAATGCttaattttccttgttgttaaaaacTAATTTACGGtcctgactctgttcctccacattttctaaaaaaagcaaacattatttttggtccattgagccagcattccattctgggatcttcctgtccagttataataaCATCTGAGATTGCAACTTTCAAAAGAACTTCAtaagctgcaaagtgctttgaccTGCTCAAGGTCACGAAACGTACAGTATAAATGCGTTCTTTTTTGTTTTAGATCACTTACTGGCTCTTAGCATCGTAATCATGGATCTTATCGATGAAGAGCTTTTGGATTGGGTCGAGGCTCTTGGTCTTATTAAACATCACCGCCGTGAACCCGATGTTTCGCCGGAGCTCAGCAGAAAGGGAAGATCGCAGCATGTTGGAAAACCGGAACAAGCTTTGCAGGATCATGGTGGTCTGGTTAAACAGGGCAAAGCTAACACTGTGGAAAACAAAATAACATGGGACATAAAACCTCAAAGACAGACGAGCATTCACCCAGCTGCAAAATCTGCAAATCGCCTTCCTTTTCTCCCCATATAAGAGAGCAAATTCAATTGTAGCACCAAGCAAGATCAGCTCCAGCTGATTACTACCTAGCACCctttctcagctgatgaatcagtactcttccatgttgaacatcacttggaggaagcactgagggtattAAGGACCTAGGTGGTGGTGGGATGTACATCAGTGGTCATGTGGTAACACAACTATGGTTTGAGCTGGATGAGTCGTGAAGGACATATCCACAAATTGGACCCACAGCAGGCAAGAGGAAACCAAAGAGGGGAAAACCTattcctcaccaatctacctgtcacaggTGCATTTGTCCAAGACAGTACTGGCAGGAGTGACCCTTGAGGAGGTGAATTCCTGTCTTCACAGTGAAGATACTCTCCATTGTGATATGTGgccctaccaccatgctaaatgggattgattcagaacagatctagcagctcgaaactgggcatccatgaggtgctgtggaccatcagcagcagagtTGTATTAAACcagaatctgtaacctcatgatcTGGCACGACCCTCACTTTGCCAGGGATCGCAAAGTTtcgagctgctagatctgttctgaatcaatcccatttagcatggcggTAGGGCCACATATCACAACGGAGAGTATCTTCACTGTGAAGACAGGAATTCACCTCCTCAAGGGTCACTCCTCCATGATCTTAGGCCAGGGATCAACCTTGGATCAATGAACAATGCAGGAAGGCAAGATAGAAATAACAAGCATATCTAAAAAATGGTGTGCCAACCTGACACACAGGAGTATTGGCAATGTCAAACGGCATGTGGCAATGTCAAACGGCATGTGACAAAGTCACAACCAAACGACAAGATCAAAGCTCTTGGAATGACAAAGCTGAAACATTTACaatcatcttcagccagaggttccAAGGGGATGATCCATCTCAATGTCCCCCTGGGAACTCCAGCACGGTtgccgcacagcgccagggacccgggttcaaccccGACCttggctgtctgtgcagagtctgcacatttccccccttcccagtgcctgcgtgggtttcctccgggtgctccggtttcctcccacagtccccaggatggggggggggggggggggtttcccgagctcaggggggggggggggtggtgtcccggactcgggggggccgggggggtcccgggctcgggggggggggggggggggggggttacattttatctctctctccgctctcacTCTCACCTTGTCCTGACTGACCGCCGCAAAGGATCAGGGGCGAGGAAGCTGAGGGGGAATAAATAACCCGGAGTTCAAACTGAGAAAACTGCAGGAAACTCCGCCCGGATCCGACActcccccccggaccaccccGTTCACGACCTCCGCCCGCCGCGATTCGGAAAATTACCGCAGCTTGACGGCGCAGCGACAGTGAACCGGAAGTATTCTCCTGCCGGGCAAAAGGGTCAAaccattcattttctttttaaaatgtatcCGACCTGCTGCTTTGATACCGAGAATGTTGAGGCTCATTGATTATCGATTGGTTATCAATAATCGATTGATTTGTCAATTGACGGTTGGAGGTTAACCCCCGGGAGTGACCTCCTGGCACCGGAAGTGGAGGATGGGCTTCCGGTTGTCGCGAGCGGGCTGGCGCAAGAAAAATCAGGAATAAAATTCCCggcggaggaagagagagagagagagagagagagataggggggtGAGTGAAAGAGGCTTTGCCCCGCCGCGCAGTGTCTGTCTGCACCGGGAAACTGTCCCCTTCTCGGGGCCCAGTGTCTGTCTCCCCGGGGCCCAGTGTCTGCACCGGGCGACTGTTCCTCTCCCTGGGGCTCGCTGTCTGTCTAGACCGGGACCCTGTCCCTCTCCCTGGGaccctgtcactctgtgtctgtCTTGACCGGGAGACTGTCCCTCTTCCCAGGCTCGCTGTCTGTCCAGACCGGGAgactgtccctctgtgtctgtctagACTGGGAGACTGTCCCTCTACCCGGGGCTCGCTGTCTGTCCTGACCGGGAGACTGTCCCTCTTCCCAGGCTTGGTGTCTGTTCAGACCGGGAGACTGTCCCTCTTCCCAGGCTTGGTGTCTGTCTAGACTGGGAGACTGACCCTCCCTCTGGGGCTCTGTGTCTGTCTAGACTGGGAGACTGTCCCTCTCCCTGGGACTCTGTGTCTGTCTAGACTGGGAGACTGGCCCTCCCTCTGGGGCTCTGTGTCTGTCTAGACTGGGAGACTGCCCCTCTCCCTGGGACTCTGTCTGTCTAGACTGGGAGACTGTCCCTCTCCCTGGGGCTCGCTGCCTGTCTAGACCGGGAGACTGTCCCTCTCCCTGGGACTCTGTGTCTGTCTAGACCGGGAGACTGTCCCTTGGGTCTCTGTCCAGACTGGGTGACTGTCCCTCTACCCGGGGCTCGCTTTCTGTCCAGACCTGTGTCTGTCTAGACAGGGAGACTGTCCCCTTCCCTGGACTCAGTTTCTTTTTTTtagcagacaattttattgaggtatttttgtcattgtaaacagtaacaatatacattagtgtgcagataccaattacaaaaaacatagtgctagtgcaaataacagtaccactctcgcagatagacttgcctattcttcccccctactctacactggACTCAGTTTCTGTCTGGACTGGGTGGCTGTCCCCCTTCCCTGAACTAGGATTCTGTCTGGACAAGGCCACTGTCCCCCTTCTCTGGGACACAGTTTCTGTTTAGATGGGGAGACTGTCCCCCTCCCAGTAGTTGCTGTCTGTCTGGACGGGGATATGGTCATTCGCTCTCCtctttctcccgcccccccccccccccccccccggagctccATGCATGTCCAAATGACGGTCTTTGTGCCACCCCCCCTTGTATCTCATTGTCTGTCTGCAAGGGGAGAGTAGCCCTTGGACTGATTTGTGATGACTAGCAGTTcctgtagtaagggcgtggaatgccctgcctgcaacagtagtggactcgccaacactaaacgcattcaaatggtcattggacgataagggaatagtgtagagggactttagaggggtttcacaggacggtgcaacatcgaggaccgaagggcctgtgctgtgctgttatgttctatgttttggctTCATTACAGTGTGTTGTACACAGTCATgtaatattcatagaatcatagaatttacagtgctgaaggaggccattcggcccattgagtctgcaccagcactaagaaagagcaccctatttaagtccatatctccaccttatcccagtaaccccacctaaccttttggacatcaagggacaatttagcgtggccaatccacctaacctgcacatctttggactgtgggaggaaacgggagcacccggaggaaacccacgcagacacggataaAGTGCAAACCTCCACACAAACTgtcatccgaggccagaattgaacccgggatcttgGAGTTCTgatgcagcagtgcaaaccactgtgccaccgtgccgcccctattgTAGCCAGCGTGAAGCTCCTTGTAgataatttttatttaaatgtttgGATGAATGACGAAGGGATTGGGGTAGCTGAACTGGTGCTACTTGCTATACTTTGCTCTGAGCTAAGGCACCCAATTGACAGTTTTGGTAGAAAAATGTAAAACAACCTTGGTGCTTAGCCATATAACAAAACCAACGGCTGAAGCCACAATTGGCTTCAGCTTCCATCCAAATTTAGGGCTAAATTCCCAGGATTCCTGCTATCTATTTGCGCACTCTTTGaagataaaatgaaaatcgcttattgtcacgagtaggcttcaattaagttactgtgaaaagcccctatgctGTGCAATGCAACCATTGAGTGTGGAAATGTTGGACTTGACTGGATTAGACTACAGAGCAACTTGTCACAAGAAGAATGGTTACTTTGGTGACGTGTAGAACAGCACCAGCAGTACCATTTCTCAGGAAGTGTTAGCACCTTCAAGAAAGCAATAAATCCGGAACATAGCAATACAAGCAGATTTAATTCAAGATTGAATGGAGAGATGTGTTGTGGCTGAAATAAAAGGGCAAGTAGAAAGAGTTCTGCCTGCCTCTTGCTGCACATCCAGGAGGGATTAGccttactgtgggtgtttctctgCTTGGTTAAGCCTGGTGTAGGACATTCAGAACTCAGCTGTGACAGGAAACTCCCATGAGGAGAGCGAGAAAAGGCTTTAGGGATGTCCTCCAAGCTTTGCTGAAAAGGCCAAACATTCCCGTTGACCCGTGAGAGACCCTAGCTTGTGACAACAATTGAGAaggctcatgaaatgaaatgaaaattgctattgtcacaagtaggcttcaaatgaagtgactgtgaaaagcccctagtcgccacattccggcgcctgttcggcgaggctggtacgggaattgaaccgtgctgctggcctgcctgggtctgctttaaaagccagcgatttagcccggtgtgctaaaccagcccctcagtgcaTTCAGGAATACACAGAGAGATCGAGAGACTGCATCCAGAGAGGGAGCACACAAGTCTCCAAACAACACAACTGCCCAACCCTTCATGTACCACCTTACCCACTTGTGGCAGTATCCGCATCTCACACATTGGACTTAACAATCCTCTCGGAACCCATTGAGCCGGAGTAGAGGCAAATCATCCTCTATCCCGAGGAACTGCCTAAGGAGAGGACAGGACATTGTACCTGAATCTCTTAAGCATCAGCATAGTTAGCATGTCAACGGCTCCACATAACTAAAGAGGAATTTCTGAGACTCAAAAGATTATTGTTGGAAAGCATTGTCAGGAGAAGAGATATGAGCTAACATGTTTGTGTGGCTAAGGTTTGGTGCCTTCATGACTTTGTTGCAAAGCAACAAACAGATGTTGCTGAAGTTCGCCTCCAACTGTGGAACTGCTGATAGACCAGGTGTGATGTGTGTTCATGCAGTGATCAGTGCACgactccatgtgtgtgtgtgttgtgtgttgtgtgtgtggtgtgcttcctccgggtgctctggttcccccccacagtccaacgctgtgcaagttaggtgatggGGTtgaaggggtagggtgggggaagtgggtctaggtggctgcagactcgatgtgccgagccCCTTctctctgtagggattctaaagtTCTTGTGAATTGTGATGTGACCTAAGCCATTTGACAGAGGTTCCTGAATTTGATGTGCATCTCACAGCTGATCAAATCTACACTTGTCACGGGTTAAAAATGGTATAGCTGGCTCTGATGGTCTGAACTAGGTCAGGCCTCTATGGGTGATTTGATAGTCTGATATTTGAGCCAGGTAGGCTCTTGATAATGTGCAGGCCACCAACAGTCTGGCTCAGTAATGGAACTCAAAGCATCGTTGACATTGTTAACACTTCCATGACCAAAGCTACTGTTCAGCTGGTAGAGTGGCCCTGTCCCAGTTTACGAATCAGTTCGGCTCATTCACACTTTGAGGGCATCCTATGACAGAGCAGTATGGTCACTGAaccagcaatccagaggcccaggctaatattcTGGGCATatgggttcagatcccaccaaAGTAGCTGATGGAATTCAAATTcacttaataaaaatctggaaatgaaaGTATCATTGATTGTCATAATTTATCTGGTTCAATAATATCCTTTTAATGAAGAAAATCTACCGTCCTTgcatggtctggcccacatgtggctccagatccacagtcttCTGGGTGACTCCtaacagccctctgaaatggccttgcaagtcACTCTgtccaagggcaattaagatAGAGCAGTAGCTGCTGGTCCCTtggcagtgacgcccacatcatttataaagcagaaaatgcctttgctgagcagaaactgtaATGCAAGAAcataaataagagcaggagtcgaccacacagcccattgagcctgctccgctatcgaATACCATCATAACTGATCTTAGACTTCAGCTCCACGTTCCCATCTGTTCTCCATATTCCACGATTCTCTGAGACCAAAAACCTGTcgatcccagccttaaatgtattcgaTGATAGAACACCCGCAGccttctggagtagagaattccagagattcatgaccctttcagTGAAGTAATTGCTCCACATTCCAGTCCTAATTAATCAACCCTGTGCCTCCGTGCATAGGGTGCCCAGCCTACGGCACAAACCTCAATGTCTGCCCTGTCAAATTCCGTTAGAATTTAGTACGTTACAATGAGATcaccccttattcttctaaactccagagaatatggaCCTAATTTACTCAGCCTGTTGTACTGCCTTCAATCCTTCCGTAAAGGCAGAGATCAAAACTACCCATAGTCTTGccggtgtggtctcatcaaagtCCTATGCAATTCAAAGGTGCCGCAGGGTTCAGTCCTCGGacatcaactgtttacaatctatataaatgatctgcaggcagggacagagtgtaacatagcaaaatttgcggatgatatgaaaataggtgggaaaggagGCAAAgtagaggagataaagattttagaAACAGATATAGAAATGGTAGGGGAACAgaccaaaatttggcaggtggagtttaatgtggataagtgtgaggttatccactttgtctgaaaaaatagaaaggcaaattattatctaaatggaaagcggaTTCGAAATGTGTCtaggtagagggatctgggtgtctttgttcatgaatcgcagaaagtcggtatgcaggcacagcatgtaattaaaaagacaaattgcattttagtgtttattgcaaaaggactggagtataaaagtagagaaatgttgttgcaattgtatagggtcttggtgagaccacatctggagtattttctaaatggaaataGACTTGGGAAATGAGAAAcgcaaagggacttggaagtcctaATTCAAGCCTGGGAACAAGAGGGCAAAGATCTATTCTCCACAGAAACTTCTAGACATCACTTTTTGAAAAAGTCTTTGGCAACATGTAATATTGGAATATAGAAGGTTATGGGCTGATTTGAATGtggtttataagaacataagaactaggagcaggagtaggccatctggcccctcgagcctgctccgccattcaattagatcatggctgatcttttgtggactcagctccactttccggcccgaacaccataacccttaatccctttattcttcaaaaaactatctatctttaccttaaaaacatgtaatgaaggagcctcaactgcttcactgggcaaggaattccatagattcacaaccctttgggtgaagaagttcctcctaaactcagtcctaaatctacttccccttattttgaggctatgccccctagttctgttatccacgacctcctcagcatcgcggatgctccaaagtgagtccatccgcagctccagagccgtcaagcggtctaacaagagctgcaactgaacacacttcttgcacgtgaaggagccagggacagtggacatgtccctgagctcccacatcgcacacgaggagcatgacacgggtctgggatctcctgccatgtcttaaacccttggtaaacttaaacaactagaatttcaaaataaaaataaataaattagacaatgaaaagaaaaagagagactacttaccagtcacttaccagggtaaaaaagcacctccttacactctgcaccgaattacctcactgcaccaaattaccaagtttcaatcccccactctggatgagtctcactccggatgtgtctcctggaaaagtgctataTGATTTTTGAAAGGAATTTATCGGTAGAAGGAGAGAAGCTTTTTCTGTTTTGGGGAATTCTAGGGCAAGGAGATAGAACCTGAAAATCAGAGCTTGGTCATTCCGCAGAGAAGTTCAGAAACACTCTGTGGTGGGATGGGTGGTGTAAGTGTGAAACTTTCTCTATAAAAATCAGTATTAAAATTTCTCCTGAGACATTGGGTCAATGCAGTACCTGGTGTGACACTGAGCCATTACACAATACAAGTTACAGGTTTGGACTCTGGACTGAGCCTCCCTCAGCTTGGGCAGCAATTGGTCAGTGGACAGTGGATTCCCAGTCAGAGTTTGACCTTGAGATTTCAATTATGCCTGCTAGAAGGTGAAATGGACCAGACTTTGGGTGAGAATAATTTGTGTTTTTGTATATCTACATTCAGATGTATATAGTTGAGGTCGGGTATCAGTGAgaagagggctagaagaggtcaggaaaagtaattggcaaacagggttaaggaaaaacccaaggctttttacatgtacataaaaagcaagagggtagccagggaaagggttggcccactcaaggataggcaagggaatctatgtgtggagccagaggaaatgggcgaggtactaaatgaatactttgcatcagtattcaccaaagaaaaggaattggtggatgttgagtctggagaaggtgtatagatagcctgggacacattgagatccaaaaagacgaggtgttgggcgtcctgaaaaatattacggtagataagtccccagggccggatgggatctaccccagaatactgaaggaggctagagaggaaattgctgaggccttgacagaaatctttggatcctcactgtcttcaggtgatgtcccggagaactggaaaatagccaatgttgttcctttgtttaagaagggtagcaaggataatccagggaactacaggccagtgatctttacgtcagtggtaggaaaattacttgagagaattcttcgagacaggatctactcccatttggaagcaaatggacgtattcgtgagaggcagcatggttttgtgaaggggaggtcgtgtttttcgaagaggtcacaaagatggttgatgcaggtagggcaatggatgttgtctatatggacttcagtaaggcctttgacaaggtccctcatggtagactggtacaaaaggtgaagtcacacgggatcaggggtgagctggcaaggtggatacagaactggctagtcatagaaggcagagagtagcaatggaagggtgcttttcgaattggagggctgtgactagtggtattccgcaaggatcagtgcttggacatttgttgttcgtagtatatataaatgatttggaggaaaatgtaactggtctgattagtaagtttgcagacgacacaaaggttggaattgcagatagcgatgaggactgtcagaggatacagcaggatttagatcatttggagacttgggcggagagatggcagatggagtttaatctgaacaaatgtgaggtaatgcattttggaaggtctaatgcaggtagggaatatacagtgaatggtagaaccctcgagtattgaaagtcagagagatctaggtgtacaggtccacaggtcactgaaaggggca
This genomic interval carries:
- the atp5pf gene encoding ATP synthase-coupling factor 6, mitochondrial isoform X1 is translated as MSLNILGIKAAGRIHFKKKMNGLTLLPGRRILPVHCRCAVKLRVSFALFNQTTMILQSLFRFSNMLRSSLSAELRRNIGFTAVMFNKTKSLDPIQKLFIDKIHDYDAKSQKGSGPVDAGPEYKKNMDEEIVKLQRAYGGGDLIKFPDFKFEEPKFDEVSK
- the atp5pf gene encoding ATP synthase-coupling factor 6, mitochondrial isoform X2, whose product is MILQSLFRFSNMLRSSLSAELRRNIGFTAVMFNKTKSLDPIQKLFIDKIHDYDAKSQKGSGPVDAGPEYKKNMDEEIVKLQRAYGGGDLIKFPDFKFEEPKFDEVSK